The DNA window GATCATATTCTTGTCCCCTATAACCTTCTCAAGTGTTATATCTTGTATGATAAGTCCCTCCACCATCTTCTCAATAATGTCAATGGTCAGTTGTTAAATGAGTATAAATATTATTATTTTTCAAATGCTCAAATATTGAATTATCAAAAGGTTCTAATTGTCCTCAACTTCTATGTAAAAAATTATATCTTCCAGTATGAATTTCTCTTCTAGCAGGCATACATGGCATACTTCCTGCATAAAAATTATCAAATGTAATTGTCTTTTCTCCTAATCTTTTAAAGTTTGGCGCATGAACTCAATCATTGCCATAATTAGGTAAGTACTTTCTTGTTAATGTATCAAACATTAATATAACTGCTCTCATTTTTTTCTCCTTTGTAGAATGTTAAACATTCTACAAATATAATATAGTAAATATTCCAATATTAATACTTATTTTGGAATATTTTACTATCCAAAAAGGAAATTAAAAATAATATTAGATTTAATTAAATTAGATCTAATATTATTTTGATAATAGATATTCAGATTACAATTATTAATAATCACTTAATATAAATTTCTTTTTTAATAATTTTTTTTAAATAGATGGCTGCAATAAATCCTAGTATTACTGGAATAGCAAAAACTAAATTTTTGATTCAAACTTCTTTTACAGTTCAAGGATTATAGCCCATAGAAATAGGATTTAAAATCAAAGAAATAAACGAAGAAATCATTATTAAAGTATGAGAGATTGGTGCAGCTGTACTTATTTTTAAGGAAAAAATTATTATAAGTAAAGGCATTATGATTGGACCTCCACCCATTCCAGTTAGAGATGTTATAATACCGCCAATAAAAGAAATTAGAGATAAAAGAAGAATATTAATTTTTTCCCCTTCATTACTTGTAATATAAAAATTTTTATTAAGCTTATATACTTTTTGACTATTATCTTTTATTTTTAAAAAATACTCTGAGTAAATTAGCATAAAGGTCACAATTACTAAAGTAACTGCTACTATAATTTTGATTACACTATCTGAATTAATACTTTTTGATATTGTATTTCCAATTAAAATTGATATTGTCGAAAAGACAATACCAACTAATAAAATTTTGTAATTAAGTCTCTTTTTAATAATTTCAATTAACACATTCATGGAAGAACCTAAAAATACTAAAAAAGTCGATATGTACTTTATTTCATTTAATTCATCATTTAAAAAAAGTAAAAATAAAGGCACATAAAGTACCCCACCACCAACTCCAGAAATAGATCCCAATATTGATATCAATAAAATAATAATTGATAGCCATAATAATGTAATTCCCATTTTTTATATCTCCAAATAAATTTTACAATAATAATTGCATTTTTTGGAAAAAATTCTATAATAAGTAATGGAGGATAAAAATGATTTTAATACAAAGTGGTACTTTTTTAATGGGTGGCGATGCCGAAGATGGTTTTATATATGATAAAGAAGGACCACCTACTCTTATAGATATTAATGCGTTTTATATTGATGAAACTTCTGTAACTAATGCAGAATTTCAAAAATTTACAAATGAAACTGATTATATAACCGAAGCTGAAAAATTTGGAAATTCATTTGTATTTGCAGGATTATTAAGTGATGATGAAAGACTTACATATCAAAAAGCTGATTTAATGGGAATTTGATACGATGTTCCTGGAGCAAATTGAAGACATCCACAAGGACCAAAAACAAATATTGCCGATAAAATGAACAACCCAGTTGTTCACGTATCTTTATTTGATGCTATTGAATATTGTAAATGAGCTGGAAAAAGATTACCAACCGAAGCTGAATGAGAATATGCAGCTCGAGGAGGTTTAGTACAAAATAAATTCAGTTGAGGAAATGAATTAAAACAAAATAATAAATATAATCTAAATATTTGAAATGGAGACTTTCCATTTGGCAATACTTTAGAAGATGGTTATTTAGATTTAGCTCCTGCAAAATGCTTTGATCCTAATGGATATGGAATTTATCAAATGTTAGGAAATATTTGAGAATGATGTATCAATGTAAAAAATGTTCCGCTAGAATATTTTAAAAAAAATAGCACTAAGGAAATAATAGATTTAGAAATCAATGAAAGTAAAGACTATGCCCTTCGAGGTGGTTCATATTTATGTCATGATGGTTTTTGTAAAAGATATAAGGTTTATTCTAGAAATGGAACAGCTCCTAGATCAACTGCAGGAAATATGGGATTTAGATGTGTTAAAGATGTTTAATAAAATAAAAAAAGTATTTAAAACAAAAATTTAAATACTTTTTTTATTTTTTATATTTACTGTTTAACAAAATGTCTTATAGTTTTTCTAAGAAAGATAACGCTCCAATATATTTAACAGCTTTATTTGCAAACTTATTAGCTTTTGAAACTATTTCAATTATCTTTTCCTTTGATGAGTTAACATCTATTTTTTCCTTTACATACTCATTTATCAAACAAGAAATAAATGCATCACCAGCTCCTGTTGTATCAGCAATTACATCAGA is part of the Spiroplasma cantharicola genome and encodes:
- a CDS encoding formylglycine-generating enzyme family protein; this translates as MILIQSGTFLMGGDAEDGFIYDKEGPPTLIDINAFYIDETSVTNAEFQKFTNETDYITEAEKFGNSFVFAGLLSDDERLTYQKADLMGIWYDVPGANWRHPQGPKTNIADKMNNPVVHVSLFDAIEYCKWAGKRLPTEAEWEYAARGGLVQNKFSWGNELKQNNKYNLNIWNGDFPFGNTLEDGYLDLAPAKCFDPNGYGIYQMLGNIWEWCINVKNVPLEYFKKNSTKEIIDLEINESKDYALRGGSYLCHDGFCKRYKVYSRNGTAPRSTAGNMGFRCVKDV
- a CDS encoding sulfite exporter TauE/SafE family protein is translated as MGITLLWLSIIILLISILGSISGVGGGVLYVPLFLLFLNDELNEIKYISTFLVFLGSSMNVLIEIIKKRLNYKILLVGIVFSTISILIGNTISKSINSDSVIKIIVAVTLVIVTFMLIYSEYFLKIKDNSQKVYKLNKNFYITSNEGEKINILLLSLISFIGGIITSLTGMGGGPIIMPLLIIIFSLKISTAAPISHTLIMISSFISLILNPISMGYNPWTVKEVWIKNLVFAIPVILGFIAAIYLKKIIKKEIYIKWLLIIVIWISIIKIILDLI